Sequence from the Streptomyces mobaraensis NBRC 13819 = DSM 40847 genome:
CGCACCCGCGAACAGGTGCGGCTGGCCGGCGGCCGGCGCCCGGCGGCGGACCTGCCGCCGGTGGAGTACCTGGAGTGCGCCACCCTCCCGGCCGTGCTGCGGACGCTGGCGGAACACCGCGTGGACGTCTGCGTCCTGGACGGCGAGACGGCCCCCGCGGGCGGGATGGGCGTCTGCCGGCAGCTGAAGGACGAGGTGTTCCGGTGCCCGCCGGTGCTGCTGCTGATGGGCCGCCCGCAGGACGCCTGGCTGGCCACCTGGAGCCGGGCGGACGCGGCGGTGACGCACCCGGTGGACCCGGTGGCCTTCGCCGCCGCGCTGGCCGGGCTGCTGCGCGACCGGGCGGGGGCGCACGCCACCGCGGACGCCTGAGTCAGACGCGGGGCCGCAGCCGGGCCGCGTCGGCCGGGGTGGCCCCCTCGCGCGTCCCGGCGGCCAGGGCGCTGCCCTTGCGCCAGTCCTCCCACGAGAGGTTCCAGTCGCCGAAGCCGTTGTCGAAGGGCGTCATGGTGGCGCCCGCGCTGCCGACGACCTTGACGATGTCCCCCACCCGGACGGTGTCGAAGAACCATTTGGCGTTCTCGGTGGACATGCCGGTGCAGCCGTGGCTGACGTTGTCGGCGCCCTGCGAGCCGACGGACCAGGGCGCGGCGTGCACGTATTCGCCGCTCCAGGTCACCCGGGTGGCCCAGTAGACGGGCAGGTCGTAGGAGTCGGCACTGCCCTCGGCGATGCCGATGGTGTCCCCGCGCATCCGTACGAATGATTCCTGGCCGAGGATCACCTTGACCCCGTTGCGGGTGTCGTAGCCGGGCTTGCCGGTGGTGACCGGGATGGAGCGGATCTCCTGGCCGTTCTTCAGGACGGTCATGTAGTGCCCGGCGGCGTCGGTGACGGCCTCCACCCGGTCGCCCGTGTCGAGGTGCAGCGGCTTGGACGGGCCGCCGTACATGCCGCCGCCGACCTTGATGCCGTCGAGGGTGGCGTGGACGTCGATGGACGCGTGGGCGGGCCAGTAGTCCTTGGGGCGGTAGTGCAGCACCCGGTTGTTCACCCAGTACCAGGAGCCCTGGACGGCGGGGCGCGAGTCCACCCGCAGGGTGCGTTCGACGACGGCCCGCGCGGCGGGGGTCTGGACGGGGGTGCTGAGTTCGGCGGTGATGGGCTGTCCGACGCCGTAGGTGCCGGTCTTGGGGCCGAACGTGACCGTCAGCAGCCGGGTGGCCGGGCCGGTGTCGAAACCGATCGTACGGCGGCCCTGGGCCCCGTCCTCGTCCTCGGTGCTCACCCGGACCGTGTAGTGCGCGCCGGCCGCGAGGGAGCCGGTGCTGCGCCAGTGCGAGCCGTCGGGGGCCAGTTCGCCGCCCACGTAGCGGCCCGCGGCGTCGGTGGCGATGACGTCGGTGATGCGGTCGTCGCCGGTGGCCGTCACTTCGAGGGGCACGCTCGGGTCGACCTTGCGGCCGTCCTCGGCGCCCTTCAGCACGACCTGGCCGGCGGCGTCGTAGGGCGCGTCGGCCAGCGGGTTGGACGAGCTGCACCCGGCGATCCCCAGCGCCAGGGGGACCAGCAGCAGCGCGCCGCCGAGCACCGTGCGGCGTCGAGGAGAGTGGCTCATGGTCACACCGTAGGAAGAATCGCCTCCTTCGGCCCCCGGGGAGGGGCAAACGGGTGGGCTGAGACGCCGAAGGCCGGGCCCCGCACACCGAGTGGTGTGCGGGGCCCGGCCCGTGCGACGGGGAACCTACTGGTTCTGGTTCTCGCCGCGGTAGAACTCGAACACCCAGCCGAAGAGGCCGACCGCGATCAGGGGGGCGGAGAAGTACATCAGCCACCAGCCGATCGCGATGGACGCGAAGGCGAGGGCGCCACCGACCGCCAGGGACAGCGGCTGCCAGCTGTGCGGGGCGAAGAAGCCCAGCTCACCGGCGTCGTCCGCGACGTCCGCGTTCTTGTTGTCCTGCGCCCCGGCGTCCACCCGGCGCGCGGTGAACGCCAGGTAGTAGCCGACCATGATGCACAGGCCGAAGGCGAGGAACAGCGCGGTCGTGCCCGCCGGCTCCTTCGACCACACGCCGTAGACGACGGCCATGGCCAGGATGAAGACGGAGAGCCAGATGAACATCCGGCCTTGGATCTTCACTTGCCGGCCTCCTTGCCACCCACGAGGGCCTTGTCAGCGAGGTTCTCCTCGAGCTCCAGCGCCGCGATCTCCGGGTGGTGCAGGTCGAACGCCGGGGATTCGGAGCGGATGCGCGGCAGCGTGAGGAAGTTGTGCCGCGGCGGCGGGCAGGAGGTCGCCCACTCCAGCGAGCGGCCGTAGCCCCACGGGTCGTCGACCTCGACCTTCTTGCCGTACTTGGCGGTCTTCCAGACGTTGTAGAAGAACGGCAGGATCGACAGGCCGAGCAGGAACGAGCTGATGGTGGAGATGGTGTTCAGCGTGGTCCAGCCGTCGGCCGCCAGGTAGTCGGCGTACCGGCGGGGCATGCCCTCCGCGCCCAGCCAGTGCTGGACGAGGAACGTGCCGTGGAAGCCCACGAACAGCGTCCAGAAGGTGATCTTGCCGAGCCGCTCGTCCAGCATCTTGCCGGTGAACTTCGGCCACCAGAAGTGGAATCCGGCGAACATCGCGAACACCACGGTGCCGAAGATGACGTAGTGGAAGTGCGCGACGACGAAGTACGAGTCGGAGACGTGGAAGTCCATCGGCGGCGAGGCCAGGATGACGCCGGTCAGACCACCGAAGGTGAAGGTGATCAGGAAGCCGATCGCCCAGAGCATCGGGGTCTCGAAGGACAGCGAGCCCTTCCACATGGTGCCGATCCAGTTGAAGAACTTCACACCGGTCGGGACCGCGATCAGGAAGGTCATGAAGGAGAAGAACGGCAGCAGCACACCGCCGGTCACGTACATGTGGTGCGCCCACACCGTCACCGAGAGGCCGGCGATGGAGATGGTGGCCGCGATCAGACCCCAGTAACCGAACATCGGCTTGCGGGAGAAGACCGGGATGACCTCGGAGATGATGCCGAAGAACGGCAGGGCGATGATGTAGACCTCGGGGTGGCCGAAGAACCAGAAGAGGTGCTGCCACAGCAGGGCGCCGCCGTTGGCCGCGTCGAAGATGTGGGCCCCGAACTTGCGGTCCGCCTCCAGCGCGAAGAGCGCGGCGGCCAGCACCGGGAAGGCCAGCAGGACCAGGACACCGGTCAGCAGGACGTTCCAGGTGAAGATCGGCATACGGAACATCGTCATGCCGGGCGCGCGCATGCAGATGATGGTGGTGATGAAGTTGACCGAGCCGAGGATCGTACCGAAGCCGGAGAAGGCCAGACCCATGATCCACAGGTCACCGCCGACACCCGGGGAGTGGGCGGCGTCGGTCAGCGGCGCGTAGGCGAACCAGCCGAAGTCGGCCGCACCCTGCGGGGTGAGGAAGCCGGCCACGGCGATCAGCGAGCCGAACAGGTACAGCCAGTAGGCGAACATGTTCAGTCGCGGGAACGCCACGTCGGGCGCGCCGATCTGGAGCGGCATGATCCAGTTCGCGAAGCCGGCGAACAGCGGCGTCGCGAACATCAGCAGCATGATCGTGCCGTGCATCGTGAACGCCTGGTTGAACTGCTCGTTCGACATGATCTGCGTGCCGGGGCGAGCGAGTTCGGCGCGCATCAGCAGCGCCATGACGCCGCCGATGCAGAAGAACACGAACGACGTGACCAGGTACAGGGTCCCGATCGTCTTGTGGTCGGTGGTGGTCAGCCACTTGATCACCTGGTTGCCTGGCGCCTTGGCGCGAACAGGCGGTGCTGCCGGGGCTGATGCGGCGGCACCCTGGGGTTCGTTGAGGATGCTCACTTGTTCTTGGTCTCCGCGTTCTTCGCGTGATCCGTCTGCGCGATGCCCGCCGGCAGGTAGCCGGTCTGACCCTTCTCGGCCAGCTCCTTGAGGTGCTTCTGGTACCGCTCAGGAGAGACGACCTTGACGTTGAAGAGCATCCGCGAGTGGTCCTGCCCACAGAGCTCGGCGCACTTGCCCCGGAAGGTGCCCTCCCGGTTGGGGGTCACCGTGAAGCTGTTGGTGTGGCCCGGGATGACGTCCTGCTTCATCAGGAACGGCAGCACCCAGAAGGAGTGGTTGACGTCGCGGGAGGTGAGGACGAACTCGACCGTCTCCCCCTTGGGCAGCCACAGCGTGGGGCCGGGCATGCCGTTCTGCGGGTTCCGCGTGCCCGGGATGCCGGTGTCGTAGACGCCCGCCGCGTCCGCCGGGGCCTTCTTCAGGAACCGGTCGGGGATGGCGTCGAGCTCCTTGATGTCGCGCAGCGCCTTGCCCGGCTTCTGGCCCTGGGCGGTCTCCATGTAGTTGAAGGCCCAGTTCCACTGGAAGCCGATCACGTTCACGACGTGCTTCGGCTTGTCGGGGTTGGCGATGAGCTTGTTCTCGTCACGGGCCGTGAAGTAGAAGAGCACCGAGACGATGAGGATCGGGACCACGGTGTACAGCGCCTCGAGAGGCATGTTGTACCGGGTCTGGGTAGGAACCTCGATCTTGCTCCGGCTGCGCCGGTGGAAGATGACGCTCCAGAGGATCAGGCCCCACACCAGGACACCGACCGCGAGGGCCGCGGCCCACGAGCCCTGCCACAGGGAGAGGATCCGCGGCGCCTCCTCCGTGACGGGAGTGGGCATTCCGAGGCGGGGAAAGTCCTTCGATGTGCAACCGGTGGCGGTCGCCAGAACAGCGCCCGCGGCCAGCGCCTGCAGCAGCTTCCGCCGCACCGGGCGCCGCGACGAGCGGTCGGAGCCGTTGGGACTCACGTAGCGCCTTCCCGAGAGTCTCGCCCGCGCGGCCGGCTGCGGCCGTCTCGGTCGGTCGCCGGCCCGCTGCGGGCAGGGTTTGGATGTTTATGCGGACCAAACCCTACTGGACGCTATTTGGGGTCGCGCGGGGAGGGTGCCCAACGCGCCGGGGGGCCGGTCCACAACTCACCGAAGGGATGGAACCACCGGCTCCGGGCGGGATCTGGGAGGCCGTCAGCCCAGGCCCGCGCGGGGGCGCGGCGCGCGCTAGGTTCGGTGACGTGCCCTACTTCGACGCCGCCTCCGCCGCTCCCCCGCACCCCGTCGCCCGTCAGGCGCTGCTCGCCGCCCTCGACGAGGGCTGGGCCGACCCCGCCCGGCTCCACCGGGAGGGCCGGCGGGCCCGGTTGCTGCTCGACGCGGCCCGGGAGACCGCGGCCGAGGCGGTCGGCTGCCGCCCGGACGAACTTTCCTTCACCCCTTCGGGTACCCGCGCGCTGCACGACGGCATCGCCGGCGCGCTCGGCGGCCGCCGCCGGACCGGCCGCCATCTGGTGGTGTCCTCGGTCGAGCACTCCGCCGTCCTCCACGCGGCCGACGCCCTGGAGGCGGACGGCGGGAGCGTCACCCGGGTGGGTGTGGACCGGACCGGTCTCGTCGACCCCGCCGAGTACGCGGCGGCGCTGCGCCCCGACACCGCGCTGGCCGCCCTCCAGTCGGCCAACCACGAGACCGGCACGGAGCAGCCGCTGGCCGAGGTCGCGGCGGTGTGCCGGGCCGCGGGGGTGCCGCTGCTGGTGGACGCGGCGCAGTCGCTCGGCTGGGGGCCGGTCCCGGAGGGCTGGTCGCTCCTCACGGCCAGCGCGCACAAGTGGGGCGGCCCGGCGGGCGTCGGCTTGCTGGCCGTCCGCAAGGGCACGCGCTTCTCGCCGCGCGGCCCGGTGGACGAACGGGAGGGGGGCCGCGCGCCCGGCTTCCCCGACCTGCCCGCGATCGTCGCGGCGGCGGCCTCGCTGCGGGCGGTACGGGCGGAGGCCGACGCGGAGG
This genomic interval carries:
- a CDS encoding Ig-like domain-containing protein, which encodes MSHSPRRRTVLGGALLLVPLALGIAGCSSSNPLADAPYDAAGQVVLKGAEDGRKVDPSVPLEVTATGDDRITDVIATDAAGRYVGGELAPDGSHWRSTGSLAAGAHYTVRVSTEDEDGAQGRRTIGFDTGPATRLLTVTFGPKTGTYGVGQPITAELSTPVQTPAARAVVERTLRVDSRPAVQGSWYWVNNRVLHYRPKDYWPAHASIDVHATLDGIKVGGGMYGGPSKPLHLDTGDRVEAVTDAAGHYMTVLKNGQEIRSIPVTTGKPGYDTRNGVKVILGQESFVRMRGDTIGIAEGSADSYDLPVYWATRVTWSGEYVHAAPWSVGSQGADNVSHGCTGMSTENAKWFFDTVRVGDIVKVVGSAGATMTPFDNGFGDWNLSWEDWRKGSALAAGTREGATPADAARLRPRV
- a CDS encoding cytochrome c oxidase subunit 4, encoding MKIQGRMFIWLSVFILAMAVVYGVWSKEPAGTTALFLAFGLCIMVGYYLAFTARRVDAGAQDNKNADVADDAGELGFFAPHSWQPLSLAVGGALAFASIAIGWWLMYFSAPLIAVGLFGWVFEFYRGENQNQ
- the ctaD gene encoding cytochrome c oxidase subunit I, which produces MSILNEPQGAAASAPAAPPVRAKAPGNQVIKWLTTTDHKTIGTLYLVTSFVFFCIGGVMALLMRAELARPGTQIMSNEQFNQAFTMHGTIMLLMFATPLFAGFANWIMPLQIGAPDVAFPRLNMFAYWLYLFGSLIAVAGFLTPQGAADFGWFAYAPLTDAAHSPGVGGDLWIMGLAFSGFGTILGSVNFITTIICMRAPGMTMFRMPIFTWNVLLTGVLVLLAFPVLAAALFALEADRKFGAHIFDAANGGALLWQHLFWFFGHPEVYIIALPFFGIISEVIPVFSRKPMFGYWGLIAATISIAGLSVTVWAHHMYVTGGVLLPFFSFMTFLIAVPTGVKFFNWIGTMWKGSLSFETPMLWAIGFLITFTFGGLTGVILASPPMDFHVSDSYFVVAHFHYVIFGTVVFAMFAGFHFWWPKFTGKMLDERLGKITFWTLFVGFHGTFLVQHWLGAEGMPRRYADYLAADGWTTLNTISTISSFLLGLSILPFFYNVWKTAKYGKKVEVDDPWGYGRSLEWATSCPPPRHNFLTLPRIRSESPAFDLHHPEIAALELEENLADKALVGGKEAGK
- the coxB gene encoding cytochrome c oxidase subunit II, coding for MSPNGSDRSSRRPVRRKLLQALAAGAVLATATGCTSKDFPRLGMPTPVTEEAPRILSLWQGSWAAALAVGVLVWGLILWSVIFHRRSRSKIEVPTQTRYNMPLEALYTVVPILIVSVLFYFTARDENKLIANPDKPKHVVNVIGFQWNWAFNYMETAQGQKPGKALRDIKELDAIPDRFLKKAPADAAGVYDTGIPGTRNPQNGMPGPTLWLPKGETVEFVLTSRDVNHSFWVLPFLMKQDVIPGHTNSFTVTPNREGTFRGKCAELCGQDHSRMLFNVKVVSPERYQKHLKELAEKGQTGYLPAGIAQTDHAKNAETKNK
- a CDS encoding cysteine desulfurase/sulfurtransferase TusA family protein, translated to MPYFDAASAAPPHPVARQALLAALDEGWADPARLHREGRRARLLLDAARETAAEAVGCRPDELSFTPSGTRALHDGIAGALGGRRRTGRHLVVSSVEHSAVLHAADALEADGGSVTRVGVDRTGLVDPAEYAAALRPDTALAALQSANHETGTEQPLAEVAAVCRAAGVPLLVDAAQSLGWGPVPEGWSLLTASAHKWGGPAGVGLLAVRKGTRFSPRGPVDEREGGRAPGFPDLPAIVAAAASLRAVRAEADAEAARLRALVDRVRARVPALVPDVEVVGHPARRLPHIVTFSCLYVDGEALLHALDREGFSVSSGSSCTSSTLEPSHVLRAMGVLSEGNVRVSLPRGALATDVERFLEVLPGVVDGVRRHLGAPPVAPAPAAGEAEVVVDALGKRCPIPVIELAKVFDRVPVGGLVTVLSDDEAARLDVPAWCDMRGQEYVGERVVEGGVGYTVRRVS